A window of Castanea sativa cultivar Marrone di Chiusa Pesio chromosome 8, ASM4071231v1 genomic DNA:
ACCAACGTTATCCCTTCCCCATGTatatctcttcctctattttctCAGCCAGTCTCCATGGGCTCTCCATGTATATCTACTGCCGTGTTCTCTCAATCTCCACAGGCTCTTCATGTATATCTACTACCCTGTTCTCTCGCCCACGGctctctttttgctttttttctgGTCTTCGTTCTTCATCTTGCTTGCCAGGTAACAATTCTCCATTCCTCTTTTGCTGAATTTATGTTATAGATTTGGGATTTTTGCATGGTGGGTTACACATTGTTAGAATCCTAAATGTTAGAACTTATTTTGACTGATATAATTATTGCTACGATTGTTTCTGTTTCTGTATTGTggatttatttgggtttttggcTGCTTTTGAGACCTGCCCATTTTGGGttttcattataattattgCTTTATTATGTTTCTCATTCAAGAATCATGTTTGTGTTCATgggcttttgataaaaatttaatttttaacattcTTTAGTGAAAAAAGGCTTAATGGGTATTGTAAATGCACTTCTAGTATAGTGTTTGTATATCCTCTCTATGTGAGGTGCCCCTGAGTTTGACAACATTTTGGTATCTATTTATGTGTGCCGCCGGAGAGTTGAGGCTTAGGTATGTCTATCTCTGTGTAGTGGGCATAGTTCTAATAACAAAGTGGAAAAGAGCAAAAATACTacttattgaaacaaacaatcTGCTGTTATGGAGAAAATTTGGAATGATAAAGAATTTTACTTGTGGTCTTTATCAAGAAGTTTGCTATTGTGTCTGTCAGCTTTTATATGACAAGATATTGGATACATCTTTTACATGAACCATATATTTCAATACACGTATATGCACCATATATTTTAGCTGAGTTTGTAGAGTAGCACTTGCCCTTGGAACCATACATCTTTTCCAATATTCAAGTTTCATGGCTTTTAGGCAGAGGGATTATATTTGTTATATAGTGGTAGTATAATTATAGTTCTTGAAGCAAACAAACAGCTTTTTAAGCTACGCTACAGCTGCTGAATAACTGTAAAAAGCATGCAACTGACTTGTAAAATTGGTCTCTAATAAACACTTACTAAAGTCACATCTACAATTCAAATGAACCATACCATTCACATTTTAGATCAATGTACTGAATGATTTCCATACCTAGTTTGGCAACCTCAAAAAAATAGCACACCAATTTCTTTGCCACTGCTATTACTTTATGTTTATACAAATGTCATGTCTTGtgtctttaaaaaaatacatgtatgTCTACTGATACACACTCAAAAAAATAGCATACCAATTTCTTTGCCACTGCTATTACTTTATGTTTATACAAATGTCATGTCTTGtgtctttaaaaaaatacatgtatgTCTACTGATACACACTAGTTAATGCATTAACAGTAGCAAAAGGCCAAGTTTAGGTGGGTTTCGTTcatttttagcttatttttcttttgattcctcGGGATGCCTATATTTTGCTTATTTGTAGATGATCATATGAGCTGAATAAGTTTGTTTGTTTCACATTATTCCATAATGTAGCCAATGCAGTTTCTCTCTCAAAGCATTGCATGGATActatcaagaattttttttttttggggtcttgATGAAGAACTGTAGCTTTTGATTCTTTGGAGGTGGTGATTcactaaataattaaatagacTTGAcacaaactttttatttttttttactagcttTATTAGTAGAAAGGCAACAAGTTTAGTACATACACAAGTTTTTTATCCtagatttttttcctaattgttCAAGGATCAGCATGTTACATTATTAACAAACCTATGTTCTTTTTAGATGGTTAAGATAAAGGAGACTTCAAATCCCAACCCTAAACCATCCAAAAATAGCTCAAGTGTTAGAGCTATTTGGACATCAAGACAAACAACAATCTTTTGTGAAGCTTGTGTGGATGAGGTATTTAAGGGTAATCAACCTAGTACTTGCTTTAATAAAAAGGGTTGGAATAACATTATAGAAGCTTTTGAGAAGAATACTGGAAAGAAATATTCTAGGGATAAGTTTAAGCATACGTGGGATGGATTGAAGAAAGAATGGATACTTTGGAACAAGTTAATAGGAAGTGAATCTGGATTGGGATGGGATGCAGCCAAAGGAACAATATCTGCAACTGATGAGTGGTGGGAGAGGAAGCTAATGGTATGTTTGACATGACCCACTGTATTACTGTTGtattagtatataaaaaaaaatgctaatttgAGTTATTAACGAAAATAGTTGAACTTGTAGGAGGTACCTGATGCTGCAAAATTTCGAGAGAAGGGTTTGGAGAATGTAGAGTTATTAGACATCATGTTTAAGGACATTGCAACCACTGGAGAATTAGCATGGGCCCCCACTTCAGGTGTGCTACCTGATGATATTGAGACACGTAAGGAGGGGTTAGGTGAAATTTCTACTGACACATCTTCTCCagataataatgatgatgatgatcctAACGAAGTTGAGACTCCTAACCCTACACAGCCACTTAACCCTATACAACCAACacaagacaaaggaaagaagctaGCTTTGCCATCATCCACACAGGGCAAAGGGAAGAAAGGAGGAGCAGCATTGAAGATGACTCAACAACTTAGTCGTATGTGTGATGTTGTGGAGTCAAGGAACTTAGTTATTTCAGTTGAGCCGGGTAGTACTATTCGTAATGTCATGGAACGTGTATGCACTTTGGATGGCATTGAGAAGGGATCTGAACTCTACTTCATGGCAGCACGTATTTTTCAAAAacgagagaaaagagagatgtTTGTCGTGATGGGAGAACCATATTTGTACCCCAGCTCCAAGATGAAGCAAGATTGTTAGGGGGGCACTACTTTAGCAATTAACTAGAATTTGGAAAAGTTTATAATAAGATAATTGCTTGAAATTGTGTTCTTTGTTAGGTTTTTCgtagtttattgttttttcctttgaatAATGTGTTTGTTAGGGTGGTTTGAACTTGTTTAGATGTTTTAACaatgtttttaataattatatgaatttattcatttgagcaatttctttttagtaatttttctaagtgtttgttatcattttttagGTGTCATTCATATGGATTACAATGATTATATTGATAATAGTGATGATGATCATTCTTATGAtgtggaagatgatgatgaattATATGATCTCGTTGTTGCTGGATGTCATGTAGCAGTgacatattatataaaatacatTGATAAACAACCTTGTAGAGATTCTGATCAAACTGGTTATAAGTGGTTGATGGATTGTTTGACTGGTAATGAAGCAAAATGTCATGAGATGTTTAGAATGAAGCCTCATGTTTTCCTTCAATTGTGCAATGATTTGCAACATAGATATGGACTTCGGCACACAAGGCACATTAGGCTTGAAGAGTCAGTAGGTATATGTTTGATGATACTTGGACAAGGAACATGTAACAGATTGGTTCAAGAAAGATTCCAACATTCTGGTGAGACTATTCATAGACATTTTCATAGGATTCTTAAACGCCTTAACATAATGTCAATGGATATCATTAAACCTTCTGATCGTACATTTAGTGAAGTTCCAACATATATACAACAAAATCCATTATACATGCCACATTTTCAAGTATTATTTCATTCATTCTAATttgcttctaatttttgttatgATTATTTCTTTAATAACTTTGTATTGTATTTTAGGACTGTATTGGTGCCATTGATGGTACACATATCCAAGTTGTTATTGGAGGGGACAAGAAAACTccatattataatagaaaaggTGTGACAAGTTTTAATGTGATGGCGGCATGTGACTTTGATTTACTCTTCACATATGTTATGGCTGGATGGGAAGGTGCTGCACATGATACACACATTTTCTTAGATTCTATCCATCGACAATCTGTCAATTTTCCAAAATCACCACCAGGTAtatactatatttatatattaaatatgtatAAAGGATGTTATTTATGCACATCtcatatgttttaattttgttaggaaaatattatttagttgaTGCTGGATACCCCTTGAGGAATGGATATTTGCCACCTTATAAGGGACAAAGATACCATCTTGCAGATTTTCGACGAGCTGGTAGAGG
This region includes:
- the LOC142605888 gene encoding L10-interacting MYB domain-containing protein-like, whose product is MVKIKETSNPNPKPSKNSSSVRAIWTSRQTTIFCEACVDEVFKGNQPSTCFNKKGWNNIIEAFEKNTGKKYSRDKFKHTWDGLKKEWILWNKLIGSESGLGWDAAKGTISATDEWWERKLMEVPDAAKFREKGLENVELLDIMFKDIATTGELAWAPTSGVLPDDIETRKEGLGEISTDTSSPDNNDDDDPNEVETPNPTQPLNPIQPTQDKGKKLALPSSTQGKGKKGGAALKMTQQLSRMCDVVESRNLVISVEPGSTIRNVMERVCTLDGIEKGSELYFMAARIFQKREKREMFVVMGEPYLYPSSKMKQDC